Proteins encoded in a region of the Oncorhynchus keta strain PuntledgeMale-10-30-2019 chromosome 3, Oket_V2, whole genome shotgun sequence genome:
- the twnk gene encoding twinkle protein, mitochondrial encodes MWMSWFLKGTTCLLQVAARSTPRLPPQRCLSSSLVRVLTKPHTPRFAIPSYYPQGQLWGMSLPIICTRSYKKDTKSILDFPVDPITVTDIKQYLRSKDIPFHDGYSCLHAPSMFLDSAVGVPADTGRESFTMFIDKTTGQFLCKETLVEGSWEDLQDCLEVMQKEGQASLSPHVLLGYPESLEEREEKEQELREVQRIWSSAVPFSDLPDEEAQLVKTMFQISKISNATLKKFAVRLFKPTKSLVFPWFGGRDSSLRGVKLLSAQSMEGGTVAYTEATVPKAGSYHNLFGLPLVGRMDSEVVLTGQEVDTLAVSQATGLPSVALPRGVNTLPPALLPYLEQFKRVTLWLGGDMRSWEASKIFSRKLGLKRCSLVRPGEFQPCPLEALFQGRNLARIVKASIPAAHKSIVSFRQLREDVYGELANTEQVAGVKWTRFPELNRIMKGHRKGELTVFTGPTGSGKTTFISEFALDLCMQGVNTLWGSFEINNVRLAKIMLTQFAMQRLEENLDQYDSWADRFEDLPLYFMTFHGQQNIKAVLDTMQHAVYLYDISHVIIDNLQFMMGQENLSVDKFAVQDHIIGAFRKFATNSSCHVTLIIHPRKEEDDRELQTASIFGTAKASQEADNVLILQEKKLVTCPGRRSLQVAKNRFDGDVGIFPLEFNKASLTFSGPVKGKHKLRKVKGDKGEGSDNEESLGQTLKKEETTVKKEKLVKLERPPKATKTPRAVKSPAAGKGTPEGEGKKQP; translated from the exons ATGTGGATGAGCTGGTTCCTGAAAGGGACCACCTGTCTCTTGCAGGTGGCAGCCCGCAGCACCCCAAGGCTGCCTCCCCAAAGatgcctctcttcctcccttgtcAGAGTCCTAACCAAGCCACACACCCCAAGATTTGCTATTCCTTCATACTATCCTCAGGGACAACTATGGGGGATGTCATTGCCAATCATTTGTACCAGGAGCTACAAAAAAGATACCAAGTCTATCCTAGACTTTCCTGTCGACCCTATTACAGTGACCGATATCAAACAATATCTACGCTCTAAAGACATCCCATTCCATGATGGCTACAGCTGCTTGCACGCCCCCAGCATGTTCCTGGACTCGGCTGTGGGTGTCCCTGCGGATACAGGGAGGGAGAGCTTTACAATGTTCATTGACAAAACCACAGGCCAATTTCTGTGCAAGGAGACGCTGGTGGAGGGGAGCTGGGAGGACCTGCAGGACTGCCTGGAGGTGATGCAGAAGGAGGGCCAGGCCTCCCTCAGCCCTCACGTGCTGCTGGGATACCCCGAAAGCCTGGAGGAGCgggaggagaaggaacaggagCTCAGGGAGGTGCAGAGGATCTGGTCCAGTGCCGTGCCCTTCTCAGACCTCCCTGACGAGGAGGCACAGCTAGTCAAAACCATGTTCCAGATCAGCAAGATCTCCAACGCCACACTCAAAAAGTTTGCGGTGAGGTTATTCAAGCCCACCAAGAGCCTGGTGTTCCCCTGGTTTGGTGGAAGGGACTCCAGCCTGCGGGGCGTCAAGCTGCTATCCGCCCAGAGCATGGAGGGCGGGACGGTGGCTTATACCGAGGCCACAGTGCCCAAGGCTGGCTCCTACCACAACCTGTTTGGACTACCTCTGGTGGGACGCATGGACTCTGAGGTGGTGCTGACAGGCCAGGAGGTGGATACCCTGGCAGTGAGCCAGGCCACAGGCCTGCCCAGTGTGGCTCTGCCCCGGGGTGTTAACACTCTGCCCCCAGCTCTCCTGCCCTACCTGGAACAGTTCAAGCGGGTCACCCTGTGGCTGGGAGGGGACATGCGCTCCTGGGAGGCCTCCAAGATCTTCTCCAGGAAGCTGGGTCTTAAGCGCTGCTCCCTAGTGCGCCCGGGGGAGTTCCAGCCCTGTCCTCTGGAGGCCCTGTTCCAGGGCAGGAACCTGGCCCGCATCGTCAAAGCCTCCATCCCCGCCGCCCACAAGTCCATTGTGTCGTTCAGGCAGCTCAGGGAGGACGTCTACGGGGAGCTTGCCAACACGGAACAGGTGGCTGGGGTGAAATGGACCAGGTTTCCAGAGCTCAACAGGATCATGAAGGGTCATCGCAAAGGGGAACTGACAGTCTTCACAG GACCCACGGGCAGCGGCAAGACCACCTTCATCAGTGAGTTTGCCCTGGACCTGTGCATGCAGGGCGTCAACACGCTGTGGGGCAGCTTTGAGATCAACAACGTGCGCCTGGCCAAGATCATGCTGACCCAGTTTGCCATGCAGAGGCTGGAGGAGAACCTGGACCAGTACGACTCGTGGGCCGACAGGTTCGAGGACCTGCCCCTCTATTTCATGACCTTTCACGGGCAGCAGAACATCAA AGCTGTGCTGGACACCATGCAACATGCTGTCTACCTTTACGACATCAGTCACGTGATCATTGACAACCTGCAGTTCATGATGGGCCAGGAGAACCTCTCTGTAGACAAGTTTGCCGTCCAGGACCACATTATCGGAGCTTTCAGGAAGTTTGCCACCAACAGCAGCTGTCACGTCACTCTGATCATTCACCCCAGGAAAGAGGAGGACGACAGAGAACTACAGACAGCGTCCATCTTTGGAACAGCCAAG GCCAGCCAGGAGGCAGACAACGTGCTCATCCTGCAGGAGAAGAAGCTGGTGACATGCCCCGGCCGGAGGTCCCTCCAGGTGGCCAAGAACCGCTTCGACGGAGACGTGGGCATTTTCCCTCTGGAGTTCAACAAGGCCTCGCTCACTTTCTCCGGCCCAGTCAAGGGCAAGCACAAGCTGAGAAAGGTCAAAGGTGACAAGGGGGAGGGGTCAGATAATGAGGAGTCTTTAGGACAAACTCTAAAGAAGGAGGAGACAACGGTTAAAAAGGAGAAACTAGTGAAGTTGGAGAGGCCACCCAAAGCTACCAAAACTCCCAGAGCTGTTAAGAGTCCTGCAGCAGGGAAGGGCACACCAGAGGGCGAGGGGAAGAAACAGCCATAG
- the mrpl43 gene encoding 39S ribosomal protein L43, mitochondrial, which translates to MTSRGTPSRFLQSVLQNGVGRYVCQMKRISLIFSKNGQSSLGAREFIEEGVVDFAQKNPGTVVYVSPQSCRIPKIVAEYLNGNVKEEAITSKTSQQIAELITKLTNQSGLDIIRIRKPIHTDSPSIQGQWHPFTNRPLSIGPIGPQKQQAN; encoded by the exons ATGACATCTCGAGGCACCCCGAGTCGCTTCCTACAAAGTGTTCTGCAAAACGGGGTGGGTCGGTATGTTTGTCAAATGAAGCGCATTTCCCTCATCTTCTCCAAGAATGGACAGAGCTCTCTGGGAGCCAG GGAATTCATTGAAGAAGGAGTGGTGGATTTTGCCCAAAAGAACCCTGGAACCGTTGTCTACGTATCTCCTCAGTCCTGCAGGATCCCTAAAATTGTTGCAGAATACT TAAACGGCAATGTGAAGGAGGAAGCCATCACAAGCAAGACGTCTCAACAGATCGCAGAGTTAATAACCAAACTGACCAACCAGTCTGGCCTGGATATCATCCGTATCCGCAAgcccatccacacagacagccccAGCATCCAGGGCCAATGGCATCCCTTCACTAACCGACCCCTGTCCATTGGACCAATCGGACCACAGAAACAGCAGGCCAACTAA